A stretch of the Pseudomonas sp. ACM7 genome encodes the following:
- a CDS encoding alkyl/aryl-sulfatase, protein MKTFRVVLTVSVLAASIAGALHWSRGQAGVSGPMVDNSAGQGGQKAATAATIAVNANTAHTMPAVDPQVEDDIQRGFIASLPDAETTAADGHVVYSLKGYEFLGSADAPATVNPSLWQQARKSMANGLFKVTDGFYQVRGLDLTNMTIIEGNTGLIIVDCNLATEVARASLELYYQHRPRKPVVAVLYNHSHVDHFAGIRGIVDEADVKSGKVQIIAPAGFMATAVAENVMAGNAMSRRAEYQFGTTLPRSAQGQIDLGGAKALSNGTITMIPPTLELNQPVQTLTIDGVEIVNMLAPGTEAPAEFIHYFPQFKVLDTGELALPTQHQLLTLRGATIRDGLAWSKYLNEALHQFAPGSDILVGQHGWPVFGNERVVNYLSKQRDMYKWLHDQSLRLINKGYKPVEIGEYMRNHVPASLTSETFTHGFYGSVQRNAKAVYQQYMGWYDANPANLDALSDGDYGKKFVEYGGGADAVLARARNDFANGQYRWVAQAMSHLVYAEPSNSAARELAADALEQLGYQAESAVERNSYLAAAMEHRSGGKKLASPLRTASPDMLRALTIDNIFDYLGVRLKARDVEGKHIVLNWNFTDVGPSGTRYTLNLENSALTYIADYNADKADATLTLTRETLNAILAEKVSPIEAVFKGDLKIDGSKIAVYDVLGSLDKFSPDFELVGPNEPAR, encoded by the coding sequence ATGAAAACTTTCCGTGTCGTGCTGACGGTATCGGTGCTGGCTGCCAGTATTGCCGGGGCTTTGCACTGGTCACGCGGTCAAGCCGGCGTGTCTGGGCCTATGGTGGACAACAGCGCCGGCCAGGGTGGCCAGAAAGCCGCGACGGCGGCGACCATCGCCGTCAACGCGAACACGGCACACACCATGCCGGCCGTTGACCCGCAGGTGGAAGACGACATCCAGCGCGGCTTCATCGCGAGCCTGCCAGACGCCGAAACCACCGCTGCCGACGGTCACGTGGTGTACAGCCTTAAAGGCTACGAATTTCTAGGCAGCGCCGATGCGCCGGCTACGGTCAATCCGAGCCTGTGGCAGCAGGCGCGCAAAAGCATGGCCAACGGATTGTTCAAGGTCACCGATGGGTTTTACCAGGTGCGCGGTCTTGATCTGACCAATATGACCATCATCGAGGGCAACACCGGCCTGATCATCGTTGACTGCAACCTGGCCACTGAAGTGGCCCGTGCGTCACTTGAACTCTATTACCAGCATCGGCCGAGAAAACCGGTGGTGGCGGTGCTTTACAACCACAGTCACGTTGATCACTTCGCCGGGATTCGCGGCATCGTCGATGAGGCGGACGTGAAGTCGGGCAAGGTGCAGATCATTGCTCCGGCGGGGTTCATGGCGACGGCGGTGGCCGAAAACGTGATGGCCGGCAACGCGATGAGCCGCCGCGCCGAATACCAGTTTGGTACGACGTTGCCCCGCAGTGCCCAGGGTCAGATCGACCTTGGGGGGGCCAAGGCCTTGTCCAACGGCACCATCACGATGATCCCGCCGACCCTCGAGCTCAATCAGCCGGTGCAGACGCTGACCATCGATGGCGTAGAGATCGTCAACATGCTGGCTCCCGGCACCGAGGCCCCGGCCGAATTCATCCACTATTTCCCGCAGTTCAAAGTGCTCGATACCGGTGAGTTGGCGCTGCCGACCCAGCATCAGTTACTGACGCTGCGTGGGGCGACAATCCGTGATGGCCTGGCCTGGTCGAAATACCTCAATGAGGCCCTGCATCAGTTCGCCCCGGGTTCCGACATCCTGGTGGGCCAGCATGGTTGGCCGGTGTTCGGGAATGAGCGCGTGGTCAACTATTTGTCCAAGCAACGGGACATGTACAAGTGGCTGCATGACCAATCGTTGCGCCTGATCAACAAGGGCTACAAACCGGTTGAGATTGGCGAATACATGCGCAATCACGTCCCGGCGAGCCTGACCAGTGAGACCTTCACCCACGGGTTTTACGGTTCGGTACAACGCAACGCCAAGGCGGTATATCAGCAATACATGGGCTGGTATGACGCCAATCCGGCCAATCTCGATGCGTTGTCCGACGGTGATTACGGCAAGAAATTCGTTGAGTACGGCGGCGGTGCCGACGCCGTGTTGGCCCGCGCCCGCAATGACTTTGCTAACGGCCAGTACCGCTGGGTGGCGCAAGCCATGAGCCATTTGGTGTACGCCGAACCGAGCAACAGCGCGGCGCGAGAACTGGCGGCCGATGCCCTCGAGCAGTTGGGTTACCAGGCCGAATCGGCGGTGGAGCGCAACAGCTATCTGGCCGCCGCCATGGAGCATCGCAGCGGTGGTAAAAAACTCGCTTCACCGCTGCGTACCGCCAGCCCAGACATGCTTCGGGCGCTGACCATCGACAATATTTTCGATTACCTGGGTGTGCGTCTGAAGGCCCGGGATGTCGAGGGCAAACACATTGTCCTCAACTGGAATTTCACGGATGTCGGTCCGTCGGGCACGCGTTACACGCTCAATCTGGAGAACTCGGCGTTGACCTATATCGCCGATTACAACGCCGACAAGGCCGATGCCACCCTGACCCTGACACGCGAGACGCT